The following proteins are co-located in the Halococcus hamelinensis 100A6 genome:
- a CDS encoding CPBP family intramembrane glutamic endopeptidase produces MVVIPAVAGSLWFAVIEEIIYRGVLLRVVEERLGTWVALVGSSLAFAAFHFVVTPNATLWTAGSIFVAGLMLGGAYVYTRRLWFPIALHAAWNFTQGAVFGIAVSGNQVANDVSLLVGETSGPTWLSGGAYGFEGSIIAVLIVGFAAGVFLWWADQRNRIVALRRH; encoded by the coding sequence ATGGTCGTCATCCCGGCCGTCGCAGGCTCGCTCTGGTTCGCCGTGATTGAGGAGATCATCTACCGTGGCGTGTTGCTCCGGGTGGTTGAGGAACGCCTCGGCACTTGGGTCGCACTTGTCGGGTCATCGCTCGCGTTCGCCGCATTCCATTTCGTTGTGACTCCCAATGCAACGCTCTGGACGGCCGGGTCGATCTTCGTCGCTGGCTTGATGCTCGGTGGGGCGTACGTCTACACTCGCCGACTCTGGTTCCCGATCGCGCTCCATGCGGCGTGGAACTTCACGCAGGGTGCGGTCTTCGGCATTGCCGTTTCGGGCAACCAAGTTGCCAACGACGTGTCGCTGCTGGTTGGAGAAACCTCTGGACCAACCTGGCTCAGCGGTGGAGCATACGGATTCGAAGGCTCAATTATCGCGGTCCTGATCGTTGGGTTCGCGGCCGGCGTCTTCCTCTGGTGGGCCGACCAGCGGAACCGGATCGTCGCTCTCAGGCGACACTGA
- a CDS encoding DUF6788 family protein yields the protein MPNRTPPTAPSSLPKYLREGIPKQNVEKLLEAQAFIDELIEWKQRPIEDADLPKDAEPIEDANGGRQGTVVMEKVTCGDETCKCMKKGEKHGPYKYLYYRTDDGTLTSEYIDNKQV from the coding sequence ATGCCCAACCGAACGCCTCCAACAGCACCATCATCGCTACCGAAGTACCTTCGGGAGGGTATCCCAAAACAGAACGTCGAAAAGCTACTTGAAGCACAAGCCTTCATCGACGAACTAATCGAGTGGAAGCAACGACCGATCGAGGACGCAGATCTTCCGAAGGATGCCGAACCCATCGAGGACGCAAACGGAGGACGACAGGGAACAGTGGTCATGGAGAAAGTAACTTGTGGCGATGAAACCTGTAAGTGTATGAAGAAGGGCGAAAAGCACGGCCCATACAAGTATCTCTACTACCGCACAGACGATGGTACGCTCACCTCCGAATATATTGATAACAAGCAGGTATGA
- the tbsP gene encoding transcriptional regulator TbsP: MALRQTIVETSKTTLFDAILENESSDLLCTGFDEALTEALITELGERDDPPNVQLLTTESVLKWVRDDFILASEAADLVENEALSIRTGESVSENQLIITEESVISLVTASEHTAGLPIEHEEFVAAVDEKWDERWDQAEEFSLRTPARSRVEETLSEEFGSEVEANFRAMLDAIGSTREEETLGVVDACLLVAAKHELLLYDISKWGEEVGVASKATFSRGKTNLEESGLIETEKVPIEVGRPRLRLLLGEDGLQDADIDDIPDVAQRLLSKISA; the protein is encoded by the coding sequence ATGGCTTTACGCCAAACCATTGTAGAGACGTCCAAAACAACCCTCTTCGATGCGATCCTCGAAAATGAGTCAAGCGACCTCCTTTGCACTGGGTTTGATGAAGCTCTTACAGAGGCGCTTATCACCGAACTTGGGGAAAGGGATGATCCACCGAACGTCCAGCTCCTGACGACTGAATCCGTTTTGAAGTGGGTTCGGGATGATTTCATCCTGGCGAGCGAGGCTGCAGACCTCGTCGAAAACGAAGCACTCTCGATACGGACGGGTGAAAGCGTATCCGAAAACCAGTTGATCATCACCGAAGAGTCAGTTATCTCGCTCGTCACCGCCAGTGAGCACACCGCAGGACTTCCGATCGAGCACGAGGAATTCGTTGCTGCAGTAGACGAGAAATGGGACGAGCGATGGGACCAGGCCGAAGAATTCTCGCTCCGAACCCCAGCACGCTCACGAGTCGAAGAAACCCTGAGTGAGGAATTTGGGTCAGAGGTCGAGGCGAACTTTCGAGCGATGCTCGACGCTATCGGAAGCACTCGTGAAGAAGAGACTCTTGGTGTGGTTGATGCCTGTCTTCTCGTGGCTGCCAAGCATGAACTCCTCCTCTATGATATCTCGAAATGGGGAGAGGAGGTCGGCGTCGCGAGCAAAGCAACCTTCTCACGAGGGAAGACCAATCTCGAAGAGAGTGGTCTCATCGAGACGGAGAAAGTTCCGATCGAGGTTGGTCGGCCACGTCTCCGATTACTTCTTGGCGAGGACGGACTCCAGGATGCCGATATCGACGACATCCCAGATGTCGCTCAGCGATTGCTCTCGAAAATATCGGCATAG
- a CDS encoding TRAM domain-containing protein — protein MVEISDQLGCLFSDSIEQDGGSYRIEVPKREIDNGSIVPGETYRVAILSAEAVDEERDSQSQSRSNTSESTTQSPPVKQGDKRTLSIESIGDQGDGIAKVERGYVVIVPGARPGDEVEVEIQNARENVAFAEVIEAVSSNTDKAD, from the coding sequence ATGGTTGAAATATCAGATCAGTTGGGGTGTCTCTTTAGTGACTCTATCGAACAAGACGGTGGGTCATATCGAATTGAAGTGCCGAAACGCGAGATCGATAATGGCTCAATCGTCCCCGGAGAGACCTACCGTGTCGCAATTCTCTCAGCCGAGGCAGTAGATGAGGAAAGGGATTCTCAGTCACAATCGCGATCCAATACTTCGGAATCAACGACACAATCGCCACCTGTCAAGCAGGGCGACAAGCGCACGCTATCCATCGAATCAATCGGTGACCAGGGCGATGGCATCGCAAAAGTCGAACGAGGCTATGTCGTCATCGTCCCTGGTGCCCGCCCTGGCGATGAAGTCGAGGTCGAAATCCAGAACGCTCGTGAGAACGTCGCGTTCGCCGAGGTCATCGAAGCAGTCTCGTCAAACACTGATAAGGCGGACTGA
- a CDS encoding ParA family protein, producing the protein MTELPQGWGVRPSTNIPTIAFGNQKGGTGKTTATINSAAALASRGHDVLAIDMDPQADMTKGLGLGPGDENNPSSPKNDLPNTLATDDANLLDVLVDNPRTHDTTLSEIVLHADEYDHLNFDLVPSHKDMGLARDWMDDASARLTLKTALEELVADSHEYDFILIDCPPDLSVLTDAAFIAAQNVFLAAQTQATSRDALDDLWDQLESIEDNQQIEIAIVGLLANMYRDDGQSKKFLDEFDNSYASLAPIFKLPMRVAIQRAWDNGCDIFEWEDANEQQVERDLFIEIAETMERAFDKTQVEA; encoded by the coding sequence ATGACCGAGTTACCTCAGGGGTGGGGCGTCAGGCCGTCGACCAACATTCCTACTATTGCCTTCGGCAATCAGAAGGGCGGTACCGGGAAGACCACGGCGACAATAAACAGTGCAGCAGCGCTGGCTTCTCGCGGTCACGATGTCCTTGCAATCGACATGGACCCGCAGGCTGATATGACGAAAGGGCTAGGGCTGGGTCCAGGCGACGAGAACAATCCGTCAAGCCCAAAGAACGACCTTCCAAATACTCTCGCCACGGATGACGCAAATCTCCTTGATGTTCTCGTGGATAACCCGCGCACACATGACACAACGCTCTCAGAGATAGTGCTTCACGCTGATGAGTACGACCACCTGAACTTCGACTTAGTGCCGAGTCACAAGGATATGGGACTTGCTCGAGACTGGATGGACGATGCAAGCGCCCGTCTTACGCTGAAAACAGCTCTTGAGGAGTTGGTTGCCGACAGCCACGAGTACGATTTCATCCTGATTGACTGTCCACCAGATCTCTCGGTCTTAACGGATGCAGCGTTCATCGCGGCTCAAAACGTGTTTTTGGCTGCACAAACCCAGGCCACATCACGAGATGCCTTAGACGATCTCTGGGATCAGCTGGAATCCATCGAAGACAACCAACAGATAGAAATTGCGATCGTAGGACTACTGGCGAATATGTATCGTGATGATGGTCAATCAAAGAAATTCCTCGATGAATTTGATAACTCATATGCATCATTAGCACCGATTTTTAAGCTTCCAATGCGGGTTGCAATCCAGCGCGCTTGGGACAATGGCTGTGATATCTTCGAGTGGGAAGATGCGAACGAACAGCAAGTAGAACGCGATCTCTTCATAGAGATTGCTGAGACAATGGAACGGGCGTTCGACAAAACCCAGGTGGAGGCATAA
- a CDS encoding orc1/cdc6 family replication initiation protein, whose product MADGNDQQPLSQSIKGRLQKGAQNSVFRDKGLLDLDALIDEDRIVGRDDQLDDIITYLRPALQGNRPPNMLLYGPSGTGKSLIINAVCQQVLELAQSQDDRFGIIKLNCQTINSHDRAVYRLVENAAKKAGVEVGVPQSGISTDQKLNRFYEILSNHFASVIIILDEIDLLIGRKRNPNDEPAYSKLLYQLSRASQLGRIEGHVSVAALTNDPRFMEDLDGRAESSFNPQDVVFSDYDAEQLQAILERRSDAYRENVLEGGIISLSSAFAAQDHGDARKAIDLFRKAGEIADRQGDSTVNEDHVRNAQKESERDRTLTQMQGLSTQKKLSLYATAIVPVYSRQNLNAVPSTVAYRVYQYLANLLDADEKSRDSYLRYMNEAGTYNFVTAEKRGRGYGNGVHKEYTFIDDPEVVAETLQADIRIEEIQNDEELIRSVVDAQIDDFFGNN is encoded by the coding sequence ATGGCTGACGGCAACGATCAACAACCTCTCTCACAGTCCATTAAAGGCCGTCTACAGAAAGGGGCTCAAAATTCCGTGTTCCGCGACAAGGGACTCTTGGATCTGGATGCACTCATTGATGAAGACAGGATCGTCGGCCGTGACGACCAGTTAGACGATATCATCACCTACCTTCGACCAGCACTGCAGGGAAACCGTCCTCCTAACATGCTTCTCTATGGTCCATCTGGCACTGGAAAATCACTTATTATCAATGCGGTCTGCCAGCAGGTACTCGAGCTTGCGCAGTCTCAGGATGATCGCTTTGGGATTATCAAACTCAACTGCCAGACGATCAACTCCCACGACCGCGCAGTCTACCGATTGGTTGAGAACGCTGCAAAGAAAGCTGGTGTCGAAGTAGGTGTTCCCCAGAGTGGTATCTCGACTGACCAGAAGCTAAATCGATTTTATGAAATTCTGAGCAATCACTTCGCGTCAGTCATCATTATCCTAGACGAAATCGATCTCTTAATTGGCAGGAAGCGAAATCCGAACGACGAACCTGCCTACTCGAAACTCCTCTACCAGCTTTCGCGTGCCTCGCAACTAGGCCGAATTGAGGGCCACGTATCGGTCGCAGCTCTCACGAATGACCCTCGATTTATGGAGGATCTCGATGGACGAGCAGAGAGTTCGTTCAATCCACAAGATGTTGTGTTCTCTGACTATGACGCGGAGCAACTCCAAGCCATCCTTGAACGTCGGAGTGATGCCTACCGGGAAAACGTACTTGAAGGCGGTATTATTTCTTTGAGCTCGGCTTTTGCAGCCCAAGATCATGGAGACGCACGGAAAGCGATCGACCTCTTCCGGAAAGCAGGTGAAATCGCGGATCGACAGGGAGACAGCACCGTAAATGAGGATCACGTACGAAATGCACAGAAAGAATCAGAACGCGACCGGACTCTGACTCAGATGCAAGGGCTGTCAACGCAAAAAAAGCTCTCTCTCTATGCTACAGCGATCGTTCCTGTCTACTCACGGCAAAATCTCAACGCTGTTCCCAGTACGGTTGCCTATCGTGTCTATCAATATCTCGCAAACTTGCTAGATGCAGATGAGAAGTCACGTGACTCGTATCTACGGTATATGAATGAAGCTGGCACCTATAACTTCGTCACCGCCGAAAAGCGGGGTCGAGGCTACGGGAACGGAGTCCATAAGGAATACACTTTCATCGACGATCCAGAGGTAGTTGCAGAAACACTTCAGGCTGATATTCGTATCGAAGAAATTCAAAACGATGAGGAGTTGATCAGATCTGTTGTCGATGCACAGATAGATGACTTCTTTGGAAACAATTAG